One part of the Triplophysa rosa linkage group LG5, Trosa_1v2, whole genome shotgun sequence genome encodes these proteins:
- the LOC130554867 gene encoding inhibin beta C chain: protein MQNLVALYFLLSVWVVFFTSCLGEENEETYRALQLEALKASILEFLGLDAPPGAGEKASHQDLVRMFHQYRRIRQLLRGNSTQEEKLQGRTRASTVLFPITVEPLNSTDLKQQWLRVAFHKDSRINNGLALKQARLRIHRPHRHKTSNRPWLTKNILVRMHKPSGFQTEAVFRTKGLTTQDVMLDLTGVVEKWLKDSSAELLVVEICLKKRPLHAKSTPRLSLKLNQAAKRVRRALTAEEDEGQCRRRSLNVSFKDIDWSDWIIAPSGYTMHYCDGSCPHNYKPASMHTQVKSRLYLMSKGTAPQPCCVPASYEPMVLMHYDSRGKLKLTPFNDLIVSECHCA from the exons ATGCAGAATTTAGTCGCACTTTACTTTCTCCTTTCTGTCTGGGTTGTATTCTTTACTTCTTGTCTTGGAGAGGAGAATGAAGAAACATACAGAGCCCTACAGCTTGAGGCTCTGAAAGCGAGTATTCTAGAGTTCCTGGGGCTGGACGCTCCACCTGGAGCTGGTGAAAAAGCTTCTCATCAGGACCTGGTTAGGATGTTTCATCAATACAGGAGAATACGACAACTCCTTAGAGGAAACTCCACGCAAGAAGAGAAGCTTCAGGGGAGAACAAGAGCCTCCACAGTGCTCTTTCCAATCACAG TTGAGCCTCTAAATTCTACGGATTTAAAGCAACAATGGTTGAGAGTTGCCTTCCATAAGGACTCCCGCATCAACAATGGACTGGCTCTTAAACAAGCAAGGCTGCGCATTCACAGACCACACAGGCATAAAacttcaaacagaccatggctTACAAAGAACATTCTGGTTAGAATGCACAAACCCTCTGGTTTTCAAACAGAGGCTGTGTTTCGCACAAAAGGCCTGACTACACAGGACGTTATGTTGGATTTAACAGGTGTGGTTGAGAAGTGGCTCAAAGACAGCAGTGCTGAGCTTTTAGTGGTTGAAATTTGCCTCAAAAAACGACCACTACATGCTAAATCCACACCACGCCTTAGTTTAAAACTTAACCAAGCAGCGAAGAGGGTCAGGAGAGCTCTGACTGCTGAGGAAGATGAAGGTCAATGCAGGAGGAGGTCGCTAAACGTTTCTTTTAAAGACATTGACTGGTCAGACTGGATCATCGCTCCTTCGGGCTACACGATGCACTACTGTGATGGTTCGTGCCCACATAATTACAAACCCGCCAGTATGCACACACAGGTAAAGTCTCGTCTATATCTCATGTCCAAGGGGACGGCGCCTCAGCCCTGCTGCGTACCAGCCAGCTATGAACCAATGGTTCTGATGCATTATGACAGTCGTGGAAAGTTAAAGCTCACACCCTTCAATGATTTGATAGTCAGCGAATGCCACTGTGCATGA